A window of Nicotiana tabacum cultivar K326 chromosome 24, ASM71507v2, whole genome shotgun sequence contains these coding sequences:
- the LOC107760473 gene encoding F-box protein SKIP24 has translation MSASALPDELWRRILEIGIEFYNFNYKDLCCLSITCRRLNRLSSDDSLWSSLFSADFPQYPIKQHRSSSSVSNKSLYKIRYEKVREQKVLAHRRAVLRIQSEINEHSRRIRETELRSAEEKEKMKNTVAEFLNLHKIREASVALNVWQPEVVRGKQKQIVEQCNVPVNNRIHAIEMELKLCKQQVEGFEKALRVEKRRMQAAKEKLASVEYHPLRDVNLAVTPIAEQAMRKRLRTSSSKETRS, from the exons ATGTCGGCATCAGCTTTGCCGGACGAGCTATGGAGACGAATCCTTGAAATCGGAATTGAATTCTACAACTTCAACTACAAAGATCTTTGCTGCCTATCCATAACTTGCAGACGTCTCAACCGACTCTCCTCCGACGATTCTCTTTGGTCCTCTTTGTTCTCCGCCGATTTTCCCCAATATCCTATTAAGCAACATCGTTCGTCTTCTTCTGTATCCAATAAATCGCTCTACAAAATAAG ATATGAAAAAGTCCGAGAACAGAAGGTTTTGGCCCATAGAAGGGCCGTTTTAAGAATTCAGAGTGAAATTAATGAGCATTCTAGGAGGATTCGGGAGACGGAACTTCGATCTGCAGAGGAGAAAGAGAAGATGAAGAACACTGTTGCTGAGTTTTTAAATTTGCATAAAATCAG GGAAGCCTCAGTTGCACTAAATGTTTGGCAGCCGGAGGTTGTCCGGGGTAAGCAAAAGCAGATAGTTGAGCAATGCAATGTACCTGTTAACAATCGTATCCATGCCATTGAGATGGAGCTCAAGCTTTGCAAACAGCAAGTTGAAGGGTTTGAGAAGGCCCTT AGAGTTGAAAAAAGGAGAATGCAGGCAGCAAAGGAAAAGCTGGCTTCCGTAGAATATCACCCCTTGCGAGATGTTAACTTAGCAGTCACACCGATTGCTGAACAGGCCATGAGAAAAAGATTAAGAACATCATCAAGT AAAGAAACTAGGAGTTGA